The Macadamia integrifolia cultivar HAES 741 chromosome 3, SCU_Mint_v3, whole genome shotgun sequence genome segment aaacgtCAGAAATGTTTTTCTAGATAagtaccaaacgcagcctaggtattagatttttatttgggGAAGGAACATTACTAATCCCTGTGACTCTCGTGCCAGCACATAAAAGACCGCCCTACCCCTATGTGATCAATACTCCCGCATGCCGTGTAGAAGTCACAAGAACGGATAACGTTCTTCCTTCCTTATTATTTTTAACAGTACCACCTTGGGTTACAAGTAATACTGCTCCCGCATCGCCTTGATCGAAGCTCTGTTGTTCTTCCACTAGCTCTCTTGAGCCCTTCACGTCTAGTAGCTCCAATTTAAATGACATGTTTGATAGATTCCTTCTCATGAGTCGGAGGGAGAGTTTATCGAATTTCTCGTCACATTAAAGTAAAGGGATCCACATCTTTTATTTATGTGTGGTTTTTAGAACCATACACCATAaattgactcttttttttttttttttggctgaaatAAACCTCTTTCTTAGTAAcattaaaaaacagaaaagaaagagaacatTGTTTAATGGGATAGAAAGCTTCTATTCCAATGGATATGGCATCACTGCATCATTAGccttttttaattaatatttcctttctcttttttcataaTTTAGCAAGCCAACAGAAACTTATGAAACTGCCCTACCAGTAACAAAGCAAGGGGCTGAAACCTGAAAGACAGATGGTATGGTTGCTGGGAGTTGACTGGGAGTTGAAGGGTCTTTCTCAAATCCTCCCCCTCCATAACCGGACACTTGGCTGTGAGACCTAGGGTGCATACTTGAATCCTTCCAATAATTTGATATCGTACTCGATGTCCTAGCAGCTGGAGAGGATCTTGAACCCCACTCTCCATTATCAATCGCAAATTTTCAACCTCCATTATGGATCATTCTTTGTCTCATAATATATATCATAACAAAGGGACACAAGGACAAGATGTCAACATCTAACAATGATAGAAGGAGAAAATCAGCATCAAATATTTTCCCATTCTAtcttctatttctaaaaaaaaaaaaaacaccagaaTTGGGGATCTAGATTGGTTCGATCGATTTTGAACCAATGAGAATCAATTCAAAATGGCCCAAAATTATGATAATGATAGATTTTAAAATGGAAGAATCAACCAAAATCAAGATCAATTATGATCAATTTCGACTGGATCGGAAAGACCCAACCTATCTATTCCTGATTTTTACAGCCTAGTGATGAATATGAATTGGGTTAGACATCGGacaatctccttttttttttttttttctgtaataaTTTGCATCACTTTTGATAAGAGAAAGAATGCATTATTGTCTTCCTTTTTCAATATCTTTGCTGTTCTATGTCGCTTTTATACAATGGATCTGGATGGATGGGAGTGGTATTAAAGCATCCTAGGCAAAGACCTGTTCCTTCCTTGTCCCACCAATGGGCTATGTTATTTATGtcagatttttttctttaattaagtACTTAATGTAGCTTTGGTTTCAAATGGTTTTTGACaatatcaatgaaaaaaaaaaaaaaaatagaggcaaAAATCTTGATGAAGTTTTAGCACGTCAATAGCAACAAACATGTCCTCAACACCATGGCATTGGAGTGATTCTAAAAGTTTTTCCAAGGTCTAaagcaaataaaagatgaagGATGGAATGATTCGGTGATTTTGTATAACCTAGTCATCAATGCCAGCACTATCTCGTGGCTTTGGAGCTGTccccttatttttattattattaatttttttttttatgtctaaCAAATTAGTGGTTTTATCTAAGCAAGTAGATTGCTTACCTGGTTATGCATAGGAAAACTCAAATCTTTGATTTAGATGCTATTTTGGATGTAATCATTATTTATGCTAATTGAAGTAAACAATGTAGAGATGAATCTATATATCACATCAATAGCAATGCAAGAACAATATCTATCATCCACATGGGACTCACATGGATTATAATAATATAGAATGCATTGATGCAGATCTCACTGTTAAACGTTTTCTAACACACATTTTGATCTTGGGTTCGATAAGAAATCCATATGCAAGGAAAGTCTCTTAACTTGTGCACCAAGTatattatcaaaatattttaaagaTTTTGTGTAAGATTAACTCCCTATGACTGTATATGTGGTTGATCTCTACCTTAGTAACAACATTGTAACATAGGGATCTTATCTCTCTTGCAATCATGTTGCATAGGGGAAAAACTCTAATTTTGTTCTTTCCGTTTGCTTGTCGGTGTTCATctccatggttttagcttttAAGCACGcattggatttgatttttcatGTTTACTTGGCCTACAAGGCCCACGACCAAGAGGCTGCAGGCCAAGTAACATAGAAAGCCCCTCCTTATGTCAAACCAACAATGTTTCTTCCACCTCTGACTTCAATCCATGTCGCGTCACCTCCATATCAACTTTGGTCCATATGTATATGAGacttttgttaagtttgtcttgaacctgttctgacatattttggtggtgacccgaatgggaagtttttctaagatctgtgatggaaataGACCCTAGTCCAAAGCCCAACACTAATCTTGTATGAGGATGCAAGGGCTATAGTTCGACCGATGACTGACAAATCGATGATTCGGTCTtagaggagtatataatgtactattgtcttgttgagtaagtcattgtaatttgggggatTTTTTCAAATTAGGGTTTCAGAGTGAGTTTTCTCGTCGCTGTTTGGATGTAAtatctcttctacatagtgaagcatcttcttcttcacccaaggACGTAGTAGACCatatcggtgtgtgaacctcgttaaatctctgtgttgtgcagatttgtgtttgtttatttttgtatttgttggtgtttgctataacaACTTTATTAAAGAAACATTCAACGGACTTTAGtgaaaggggaaaagaatgcttCTTGATCGCACGATCCCTACATCCATACACAGAGGGCAGTGAAATCATGCCCCGACCCTTATTGGTGCTCATATGCACTCCCTCATTAATTCCCACAATAGCGCAAGCCGTTTGACCAAGGAGCattcatttccctttttttttttttttttttttttctttttttggtagaatcatTTCCCCTTAATGAAAATAACTTAATGGGTTGCCCGCATTCTTTGCCCTAATGtctatattaaaagaaaaaggccCATGGCTCTATTACTTATATGGGcttaagattttttttaggaaaaggCCCCATATATGATTCCATTCTATATAAGCCCATATTATGTTTAAAGAATGTTCCTCAGGCCTTTAATAATAATGGGCTTAAGCTTTCCGATTTTGGTCTTGGGCCTTATAAGCATACATAAATAACaaatgataaataaatacaatATTAATATCTATTAAGAGACAAATCTATCTTCTTAAAATAATATTGTTGAGGTAATGCGTTAGAAATCTGAAATCAGTTGACATCAATAGGCAAGTAAACTCAATTTCTTTAATAGATCATGAAAGTCATTGTTTGCTTGTTTTGTAGTTTAGTTTGTTTTCAAATTGGCTACCCTTCTCACGATTAAACCAACAACGATGATCTATGTGCGAGGCCTAAACTCGTACTTGCGAAAACATCAATGTAACTTACGGGACCCCAAATCCAAAAAGATAGAAAGAGACTTTTCATCACTTTAGtcctaaaaaaaattcaaaagtggAAAGATCTCATACACGGTCATGTATGAACATGATTAATATTTCCAGCCGTCGGATAAGAGCATTCGATTCTTCGTTGTTGACTGTTTATGAAAATTGAGTTCTGATTCAAATATTTCCACGAGTGTggtatataaataagaaaagcatttcataattttttaagtttgttAGGTTAAATTATTGTTTATGAGAATGATcaggcattaaaaaaaaaaaaggattatttCACCAACCCCAATTTGAATACATGCATCTAAACTAAActctttttataatatttgatGAAACTTTAACTTGGCTCTTAGTGCTTAGCCCAATTTTGAAAAACTTTGTTTCCCATTCTACACTAAGAAAATTTAAACATGCAACAatgacaaataaaagaaaatgtcgGCAATAAAGAAACTAGTGGGAAATTTCACAAGTTTCTATTTAAAAGCTCACATACATGCAATTGCTTACTTATGTGATTAAAATCCCCATGCTTTTCCTctagaaaacaaaaagagaaaattctaGCAGGGTTGTTATGTCATCATTCTTGTTTCTAAACCCAGGGCTGTGTGAACGATTAATAATCTCTATcctaaagcaaaaaaaaaaaatgataaagttCTTTGCGTGTGAAcgtgtttatctctcttctccataaAATAAtgtatcacaaaaaaaaaaaataaataaataaatctccaTGAACCACAGAGGTTCAAGTAGGAGCAGGGAGCTTGTCATTGGCTTGGCATCGGCACCGACCTGCACTGAGATCAACGTGTGATACCCTCTACTCAAAgtctcagacactttatctttCTCGTCGTCAGTTATATATAATATTCTGAACATATTCGAGTAATCTCAAATATGCTTCGGAGAGTTCGAGGTAGAGGGAAGTGGGGAGCACGAGGGAGGCTTGCCATTCTAGTAATCAATTTTTTAAACTACACCATTGATTTTGAAGATGCATCCACATGATGGGCTTCTATATCCAAGTTTCTTTACCTTGCTGGCTTAACTACCTCTTTGACATTTTTATGGCACTTTTACGGTAGTGACAACGTTTTTGGTTAGCCAAGGGGTAGTGcaattggtgagcaatgaacttggtatgaGCGTAAATTTGGATGTTctaagttcaactcccactaggTATATATTGGGTCATTCACACAGAGATGTTTAGtattcttcactgctttcagggaaagttgaatgattttcattcaaccccggtatgaccgatccatgcggttgtggggtcagtagtCGAAAGCCtggatacccattgttagcaaaaaatatAGGTATGACCGGTCCATAcggttgtgaggtcagtatggaCTCGCGGGACTAGTCATGCCAAAGGCCTGAAAACCCGTCattagcaaataaaaaaaaaatgttatttgtATGAGATCAAATactcttttctcttatttttatagAGAAAGTATTATGACTTCAATTCTTAAAAGATCAGCGTAATGAAAGGAGGTGTTCACAAATATAGGTGGAAAGATAATTTCTCACTCAGAATCTACATGAGACTAAACACTTCAACAATTTCATCAACAaagtgtaataattttaattccaATGCAGCAAATTATTAGTCCCTTTCATGCTTTTGTCATGTTAAGATTTTCCTTAGATATTGAGATGTCATTACATAACAAAgctaaaggggggggggttcttTTTGGACATTGACAGCCATTGATGATTGTAGTTAAaaaaattttatcttatttttatcACAGTTCTCTCTTTTAACTGCTCAACTTGAGCCAACTAATCCTTATAAAATTCTTATCCTTAGCTACCATTCAACTCTACTCAAACCCATCTTTTTTGAACCTACTCCATGTATATCTTTCGTTTAGGATTGACAAGGAATATAGTTTTGATTAAATTAATTTGCATGGAGAAATAGGAACCAATTCTAATCAAAGTCATATCTATATATTTAGCCATTGTATTAACAGATTAGATATTGAAATTCAACTAATGTATTGTACTTTTCttacccttttccttttttgtccTCTTTCCCCTCCTATTAAAGATATAAGAATCAGTAAGAGAGACAAGGAGCTGAAAAGAGGTGTGGTTAAAAGAGGAATAACAGGGAGGACCACCTCGTTTTATGTACAATAGTTATGTGGGTAAAGGTCTATACAGTGTATTTAGGAAATCTCTTCTAAACTCTAAATATTGCCACATGGGAAGTTGGATTGAGTCAAAATTTATGGACAGGTAGACTTATAGGTCCCTTGGTGACATgtaaaatttgaatccaatgaAAATTCGCCAAGTGACAAGATTAAgctacaaaaatcaaaattgcagATGTGAATGTACATATATTGGTATACATGTTCATACAAAGAGTAGTTGATTAATtgagttttgaattttgatacaTTGGTAGCCTTGTCTATTTCTATCTATTCAATAATTAGAATTACAACTCATCGGTCGGTCATATTGTTGAAAATGGACTGTTTAGGAATCACCTCCCAAAATGtgctatttttgtttcttttagagTCCCTATGtaattgatttttgggaaaaagcTGGCATAGTGGGATTGTgtctattctctctttccttgctTTGCAATTAATGATCCCCCTGCCCGTGAACCTATTGGTGCTGTTCGCTATCGTGTGGCACATGCATTGTGTGTCTTTCCCTCTCACTTACATCATCATCACCACTGTCACCATTGGCCTTGTTGCCGTCAACCACCACCTCATGCAACACCCCCGTTTTTTCCCACTCTCACTTCCCCCTTCCCTTTCAACTCTTCTCCCCACCCAACCCCACCCGGACAATCTCCCCCATGCAACCACCCCTCTTCCTTGCGCGATCACCTGCAcctccacttccacttccacttgtCGACAAGTTCTAAATATGTAACTATGAgatatttcctcttttttgATTTTCCAATTGATATGTCTTTGGTAGTGATCCCACCATTTCTCGCTTGACTTGGATCTTCGTCAATTAGGCGTTGCAGGAGAGGATGAAAGAAATTACTCAAATATGATAAAATTTACACAATCACAAGGTAAAAAGGCAGGAGACATGAGAATTTTCTCGTTTGACCTTTCAATTACTCCCCTGTCAACCTGTCTCATTATATAGGGATTTTTCTATATTGTAACGAGCAATAAGTGTGACTTCCTTTTGCATAATATCGCCATTAGCTTCTCTAATTTTCTTGAAATGTAAGGTACTTCAAACATAACATTAATGAAAAATGAGatacaaaaaaatctaaacattaagtacctttgatgtattttttttttttcaaacattttttGCAACCATAAAATATTTAGAGCATTGTTCTTAAGCATGTTAGTGTTAATTGGATGAAAATTCGTGTGctatgaaatgatgacatggcagacatatctctaaagttttgaTTCCAATAAATCTCAgggcaaaataaaaaaagcaatgCTTCTAGAATGATTCCAACTccaaggattttatttttgtagtaAGGAGtttcaaataataaaattttttctCAAGGAGACAAATGTAAATTCACTTTCATTTTCGTTGGTTAGCCAAAAGATATGTAAGTTCACCATTCCTTATTATCCACCACTTGGTTACAAGAGTGTCCACGTGTTGCTTATTGGGCAAGCAAGAAGGGCAAATTTCATCCtcccatgggtcacccaaccaTTAACTAGGTCACCAACTCAAAACTCCCAAGATTGAAGTCCCAAACCAAACACAAGTCCCAATACATCGGACGGTTAGAAACTTCTTTCAACGTTGTATACCGAATCCTAGAATCTCAGATAATATATTCCCCCTTTTGAAAAGTAAAACCGTGTCGACCCAACTCGGCCTAATTCAGAACCCGGTGGACATAAGGGCCAATGAAAACTGGCCACGTATCATTCCCTAAGATAAACACAACTCACAACGGTTCAGCCGTATATGATTCAGATACAGAAAGAAGAACCATCAATGGCTTCTTTTATTTACCTTCAGAGCTCAGACCCTTCAAGTTTCTAACTTCCTTTGTCTATCTTTTCTGATTAGTTCTACTCCTTCCTTTCTGGATTAATAAAACCCAGGATTCCCTCTCTGAGATCTTTCTTTCTACTACTCTTGTTCTTCATAATCAAAGTTGAGGAAATTGGGTTCTTCGTTTCATCGATTGAGgcagaaaaaagggaaaaagagagaaaacggAAGAGATTGCAGGTTAATTGAATGCAAAATCTATTGTATAATCGATTCAAAGATGGGAATTTCCACCGTTAAACAACCCATCACGTATTGGCTATCGGAGCATCCATCGATCGTTGGGTTCAGATGGAGTCATACCCAGTCATGGGGATCTACATGGTCTTTCCTGTTCACTTCCATAGCTTTCTATATCATCCTCTCTGTCTTCCTCCACCTCTCCTTGGCCCTATTCCGGCGGCGCCGCCCCGTACCGCTGGGACCAATCCCAGCCGTCCATAGTCTCTCTATGGCCCTACTATCTGTTGTCATATTCGTCGGAATCCTCCTCTCCGCCACCGCCGAGATACGCGACACACGGTGGTTCTGGCGGCGCTCCAAGACCCCTTTCCAGTGGCTTCTCTGTTTCCCATTGGGAACTCGCCCCAGCGGACGCGTCTTCTTCTGGTCTTACGTCTTCTACCTCTCTCGTTTCCTCCACTTGCTTCGCACATTCTTCACAATACTAAGGCGTCGGAAACTCACATTCTTTCAGCTCTTCAACCAGTCGATTCTCATCTTTATGTCCTTCCTCTGGCTCGAATTCTCGCAATCGTTTCAGGTTTTGGCTATACTATCGACCACTCTAGTGTATTCGGTGGTCTATGGTTATCGATTCTGGACGGCAATTGGGCTTCCCAGTGCTTGCTTCCCCTTTGTGGTGAATTGCCAGGTAGTGTTGTTGGGCTGCAACTTGGTGTGGCATGTTGGGGTTCTTCTGTTACATTTTCTGAACGGTGGGTGCAATGGAATTGGGGCTTGGGTCTTCAATTCTGTATTGAATGGAGCAATTCTCCTGCTTTTCTTGAACTTCTATGTGAAGATGCATCTCAGGAAGAGAAAGGTCGTTGCCGTTGAAGATGACCCTTCAACGAGCCATACATATTCTGGCTCTGGCTTGGAAGCCAGAAGAGAGATGGACCAGATTGAAGAGAAGGAtctgtgattttttttctcttttcgtTATTCACCTTCTTTAGAAGTTTACGTGTGAGAGTCTGAATTGTAACTGTAATCCCATCCATCCATCGATTTTGGGGAGAAATCAATCAATTTCCCCCAGTTTTTTTTGTATAGAATCTGACATACAAAATGTTGATATCTTACCTTCATCAATCTTCAAGAGAGaagatttttgatttttttttgggttggccCGGGGAGTGGGGGGGTTTACTTTACTGGGTATATGATAGCCTTTTTCATGAGCTGTGGCCTGTGGGTTCATTCCATCATTCACCAACTAGAAATGATATTCTAATGGCATGTACTATTATCATTGTGTGAGGTCACTCAGGAGATATGGTTTGTTTCAACTTTAGTATTCAATCAATTGGATACTGATATATTTACCAGATACTGATATAAAAGTGCCGtgatgaaaaaattaaaaggccTGATAAATCTTTGACTGACATGTTTGtcagattttcttttctctttttctgcgatcaattagcattttttttttttttttcaagtgagaaaaaagaaacttaaaaaataatctGCCATTACATCATGATCACCAAGGTGTGAATTTCTTAACCCAACACCATTAGCGAGTTCTTTATAAGCACATCATAGTAGGATTAGAATTTATACATATAAAGAATCGATCCAAAATTAGAATATATTTCCTAAATGTGGCAAAAGAAAGGAATGGCCAATTGTTGTTAGAAGGTTGGAATAAGTTGAAGTAAGCTCTTAGAAGAGAATCAAACTTCCCCGATAGTCCATCCAACCCTTAGTAACTGTTAATCTTAGACCTTGAAGAATGTCATTAGCCTTTGTTCTATTAGTGTTGCAGTTGTTGAAGTCTATTCTGATAACCTGGAGCTTTCCTTGAACAAGAATGGCAAAAACTCAACCTGATTTTGTGTCTAAAAAGTTAGTAACACCAACACAAACTATGATATGATAattaaaaagaggaagaaataaatATCTTCCTAAGATTTCTTCTGGAGCATCTGTAATTGAGTAGACAACATCACTAGAGTTGGTATGTTGAATCAGTTTTAAATCAGAAATCCAATGATTAATATTGTGCAAAATAGATTCAGGGATGAGATCAATTTTTTTGGCAAGAATA includes the following:
- the LOC122073279 gene encoding elongation of fatty acids protein 3-like, giving the protein MGISTVKQPITYWLSEHPSIVGFRWSHTQSWGSTWSFLFTSIAFYIILSVFLHLSLALFRRRRPVPLGPIPAVHSLSMALLSVVIFVGILLSATAEIRDTRWFWRRSKTPFQWLLCFPLGTRPSGRVFFWSYVFYLSRFLHLLRTFFTILRRRKLTFFQLFNQSILIFMSFLWLEFSQSFQVLAILSTTLVYSVVYGYRFWTAIGLPSACFPFVVNCQVVLLGCNLVWHVGVLLLHFLNGGCNGIGAWVFNSVLNGAILLLFLNFYVKMHLRKRKVVAVEDDPSTSHTYSGSGLEARREMDQIEEKDL